One genomic segment of Mycolicibacterium chubuense NBB4 includes these proteins:
- a CDS encoding CaiB/BaiF CoA-transferase family protein, translating into MPDAAYDPPLRGTRILDLTSGPMTAVGRLFADLGAHVTVLRLDGVTDDEAAGPCIDGVPIQTAINRHGMATIELDPATEPGRRRFEDLLADTDILIENTPPGSPGEAALAVRDLRTRHASLVILSISDFGRDTDYRTWQGTGPVFHALSSELSRSGIPGREPLIPPAELPYQVAAAQAAVMTLAVYLDRLRTSEGDLIDFSVLEGAMQTLDPPFGSAGSASAGVAVSAQQRDWNAEQMRYPIIACRDGHVRICILSKRQWRGMFTWMGSPEEFADPSYDKLGKRFRSPDLIAAINRFCADKTRAELEAQGQARGVPTAAVLTLSEALNAEHFAARGFFRDVELAPGVVAPIPVGVSEIDGCRASALDVSRSDAPRPAAAPLLAGRRRHGQGLPLEGLRVLDLGVIVVGADSARLFGDLGADVVKIEHSAHPDGLRVGKPTSMTQPFAAGHRNKRSIGIDMRTDEGRELAHRLVKVSDVVLTNYKPGVAEALGMDYATLRRINPHIVVVDSSAFGPTGPWADRLGYGPLVRAAVGFTNLWVYPDEPETFCDTVTVYPDHVAARIGALNALALLVRRERTGAGGSVSISQAEVMLSHLAADIAADALQRAGHTRSDEAERDGPWGLFPAAGEGAWIAITARDDADRRALREVMGIAEAAPLDAEAVRAWTLRHSRVGAMDLLQAAGVPAGAVLHADELPRWSLYEQRRSFRDELHPHGAVPFTIENVQIHCDHVADPPLGQAPLLGEQTAEIAAELLGLDPAQIDALHERGVLETPESEAAARV; encoded by the coding sequence ATGCCCGACGCCGCCTACGACCCGCCTCTGCGCGGAACGCGGATTCTCGATCTGACCTCGGGCCCGATGACGGCCGTCGGCCGGCTGTTCGCCGACCTCGGCGCCCACGTGACGGTGCTGCGTCTGGACGGCGTCACCGACGACGAGGCGGCCGGCCCGTGCATCGACGGGGTGCCGATCCAGACGGCGATCAACCGCCACGGCATGGCGACGATCGAGCTGGACCCGGCCACCGAGCCGGGCAGGCGCCGGTTCGAGGATTTGCTGGCCGACACCGACATCCTCATCGAGAACACCCCGCCGGGCTCGCCCGGTGAGGCGGCGTTGGCCGTTCGGGACCTCCGCACCCGTCACGCGTCGCTGGTCATTCTGTCGATCAGCGACTTCGGCCGCGACACCGACTACCGCACCTGGCAGGGCACCGGTCCGGTCTTTCATGCGCTGAGCAGTGAACTGTCCCGGTCCGGCATTCCCGGGCGTGAGCCGCTGATCCCTCCGGCGGAACTGCCCTACCAGGTGGCCGCCGCGCAGGCAGCCGTGATGACGCTGGCGGTGTACCTGGATCGCCTTCGCACGTCCGAGGGGGACTTGATCGACTTCTCCGTCCTCGAAGGCGCGATGCAAACTCTCGATCCGCCGTTCGGCTCGGCCGGCAGCGCATCGGCGGGCGTCGCGGTGAGCGCCCAGCAACGCGACTGGAACGCCGAGCAGATGCGGTATCCGATCATTGCGTGCAGGGACGGCCACGTCCGCATCTGCATCCTCTCCAAGCGCCAGTGGCGGGGCATGTTCACGTGGATGGGCAGCCCCGAGGAGTTCGCCGACCCGTCGTACGACAAACTCGGGAAGCGGTTCAGGTCACCGGATCTCATCGCGGCGATCAATCGCTTCTGTGCCGACAAGACGCGCGCGGAACTGGAGGCGCAGGGCCAGGCCCGCGGCGTCCCCACCGCCGCGGTGCTGACACTGTCGGAAGCGTTGAACGCCGAGCATTTCGCGGCTCGCGGGTTCTTCCGCGATGTGGAGTTGGCGCCCGGAGTGGTGGCGCCGATCCCGGTCGGGGTCAGTGAGATCGATGGCTGTCGTGCCAGCGCACTCGACGTCTCGCGCTCTGACGCCCCCCGGCCCGCCGCCGCTCCGCTGCTGGCCGGCCGCCGGCGCCACGGACAGGGGCTGCCGCTGGAAGGACTGCGCGTCCTCGATCTGGGCGTGATCGTCGTCGGGGCCGACTCCGCCCGGCTCTTCGGGGACCTGGGGGCCGACGTCGTCAAGATCGAACACTCGGCGCACCCCGACGGGCTGCGGGTCGGCAAGCCGACCTCGATGACGCAACCCTTCGCCGCCGGGCATCGCAACAAGCGCTCCATCGGCATCGACATGCGCACGGACGAGGGCCGCGAACTCGCGCACCGCCTCGTGAAGGTCTCCGACGTGGTGCTGACCAACTACAAGCCCGGTGTAGCCGAGGCGCTGGGCATGGACTACGCGACGTTGCGGCGGATCAACCCGCACATCGTGGTCGTCGACAGTTCGGCGTTCGGTCCGACCGGGCCGTGGGCCGACCGGCTCGGCTACGGGCCGCTGGTCCGCGCGGCGGTCGGGTTCACCAACCTCTGGGTGTATCCGGACGAGCCGGAGACGTTCTGCGACACCGTGACGGTGTACCCCGACCACGTCGCTGCCCGGATCGGTGCGCTGAACGCGCTGGCCCTGCTGGTGCGCCGGGAACGCACCGGTGCGGGCGGGTCGGTGAGCATCTCTCAGGCCGAGGTGATGTTGAGCCATCTGGCAGCCGACATCGCCGCGGATGCGCTGCAGCGGGCCGGGCACACCCGCTCCGACGAGGCCGAACGGGACGGCCCGTGGGGGCTGTTTCCCGCGGCTGGCGAAGGCGCCTGGATCGCGATCACGGCCCGCGACGACGCCGACAGGCGGGCACTTCGCGAGGTGATGGGTATCGCCGAAGCCGCTCCCCTCGATGCGGAAGCCGTGCGCGCGTGGACACTGCGGCACTCGCGGGTCGGGGCCATGGATCTGCTGCAGGCGGCCGGCGTACCCGCGGGAGCGGTGCTGCACGCCGACGAGCTGCCGAGGTGGAGCCTCTACGAGCAGCGGCGCTCGTTCCGGGACGAACTGCACCCGCACGGCGCTGTCCCGTTCACCATCGAGAACGTCCAGATCCACTGCGACCACGTCGCCGATCCGCCGCTGGGACAGGCGCCCCTGCTGGGCGAGCAGACGGCCGAGATCGCCGCGGAGCTGCTCGGCCTCGATCCGGCGCAGATCGACGCGCTGCACGAGCGGGGAGTCCTCGAGACGCCCGAGTCGGAGGCCGCCGCGCGGGTCTGA